The Besnoitia besnoiti strain Bb-Ger1 chromosome Unknown contig00184, whole genome shotgun sequence DNA window aatgcctgctttgtacggaggatatggtaacttctttgtaccaatatatattggtggttcggaagtcgttttcccaagaactaacgcgatctcctattttctagtaccattagtgaactcttttggtctgatcctaagtacgcagtgagctaactagatacaaggaacttgacaagcattaatagatttatataaacgacaaggacatgagtctactggattttataatacagggttgaactgtgtaaagatcattgtgttatggttctatcacaaaccattgagattacgaagttatggtttgggctcgtgagtgtctctcaataactagctgagtgcttgtacgataattatatcaatgcagtaccaattaaggcgtgtagcatctcctatgctccttaacatcacagctattcgaattatcgcacccagataactccataccagtgaaccggtttgtaactccgcttcatatcgtacctgaatggtactttttagcatattatgcggtgttaaaagtaatcccatccaaaaccggtggttttgttagtatttatgttatcaacatgtcaatgaaatatcaacaacgatgaaacttatttggttaacataacaacatagaaggtaaagctggattacgttcaaactttacactggatacgtttcaatgttaacttactaaataccatgggagcgaagagaatctaatatgtaactccgttcatggaaatcaaaagagctttcacgctatctctagtgcctgtcgagtcgctcaaggaagatttgatcctgtatatgatttaagggatgtaaaggtgctcagggtctaaccgtcgggccatctggatcctcatattcaaagataattctatttaagaaagttttagataaacgacatgtgaagagtcggaccaactttcacgcacgacgataattacccgacaaggatttacctacctttggaccgtcataatacagccgccgtttacattttactgcaccgggcagggattatatactatacctctacagtggtattagcagtatctagtgttgatgtacaacagacgctctccttgttcc harbors:
- a CDS encoding putative apocytochrome b (encoded by transcript BESB_033030), whose translation is LFELSHPDNSIPVNRFVTPLHIVPEWYFLAYYAVLKVIPSKTGGFV